In Deinococcus misasensis DSM 22328, the genomic stretch CAGTATGGACCTGCCTCGGGAATGAAACGGTTGAGCAGCACCAGAGGCACCTGCTTGTCCATGAGGTCCAGAATCACCTCATCGGAAATCAAATCCGCAAACAGGATGTAAGCATCGAGGTTGCGGCTCTGGAAAGTTTTGATGGCATCCAGTTCCTTGTCAGGGTCATCGTGTCCCAGAGAGCACATCATGTGCAAACCATGGTCGTAGAGGCGGCGTTCAATCGCATTGACAATCATGCCGTAAAACTCATCGCGCAAATTGGGCACCAGGACACCCACAGTTTTGAGGTGATCGGTGAGCAGGCTTCTGGCAAAGGGGTTGGCTTTGTACCCGAGGTCCTCGATGACTTGCCGCACGCGGGCCACTTTGTCGGGATTCACTTTGGCGTTCCCGTTGAGCACCCTGGAAACCGTTGCTGTGGACACCCCGGCTCTCTGTGCAATGTCCTGGATGGTGAGGTTGTGTGTGGGTCGCATGTCAGGCTCCATTTCAGAAGGAAGTGATCACCCGTTGAATCCTGCTGTGGTGTGGGCAATCCATCAAAAACCTCTGGTGAAACAAAAGGCTTTCATTTGATGCATGTTTACATTTTAAGGCTTTTGCATGCAAAGCATGTAAAGCCAACCTTCAATCACCCACGGCCAAAAGGGAGTCAACATTTCTTCCAGCGTTCTGCCCTCTGCCACGACCTGCGTCTGGCGTTCCGCCACTTCAGCGTCCTCTGTCATCCAGAGACCACAACACATGCCCAAGTGGTGGTCATGCAGCAAGAATGACTTCCAAAAATGGCATACCCTGAAGCGCAATCGACAGGGAAGGCTCACTGGAGGAACTTTCATGGAAACTGGGCGCAAAACTGGCATGCATGCCTTAACCCTTGAACGTGCTGCTCAGTGCAAAAAACTCGCAATCCGTTGAATTGCACATCTGGCAGATCCGCCATTTGCAGGATGCTCTGGTCACCTTGCCTCTGTACACTTCTTGCATGCAAAAATCAGGCAGGTGCACATGAAAGTCTGGTCTTACCAGAGCCTTGAGGCTTTCGAAGTCCTGCAAATGCAGGGGGTCCTCAGGGGCGAGAGACGGTATGTGGACCGACATTTTGTTCATGCCTATGACGTCCTCAGAGACATGATGACAGAGCAACTGGGCTCCCCTCCATCTCAGTGCACTTGCCCCATGTGGGTGTGGGTGCGCGGAAGGTCAGGCAAACGTTATGGGGGCAGAAAACCCACCCGTCGCTACAAAGGGCATGTGCTGTTGACCTTGGAGGTCCCAGAGGAGCGGGTTCTGGTGTCGGATTTTCATGCCTGGCACACCTGCCTGAACAACCGTCCCCTTTGCGCATTCGAATCAGAAGAAGAGCTGCACTACGAAGGGTTGATCGGCGATCTGCCCCAATTTGATCCCAGCCGCACCAGCTTGATCCGGGACACATGGTGGCGCATCACCGACCTTTCCTGGTGCCTCAAGCATGTCTATGCGTCTGAAAACCCCA encodes the following:
- a CDS encoding DUF3841 domain-containing protein, with product MKVWSYQSLEAFEVLQMQGVLRGERRYVDRHFVHAYDVLRDMMTEQLGSPPSQCTCPMWVWVRGRSGKRYGGRKPTRRYKGHVLLTLEVPEERVLVSDFHAWHTCLNNRPLCAFESEEELHYEGLIGDLPQFDPSRTSLIRDTWWRITDLSWCLKHVYASENPKTMWLQGTLWEIQQADVVKVEHLDFARATWEKHLRTQAYWDHRTFKDAS